A single window of Rhodamnia argentea isolate NSW1041297 chromosome 5, ASM2092103v1, whole genome shotgun sequence DNA harbors:
- the LOC115743649 gene encoding nascent polypeptide-associated complex subunit alpha-like protein 1 isoform X1: MTAQTQEELLAAHLEQQKIDSDEPVIEDDEDEDDEDEDDDKDDDEIEGQGDGTGRSKQSRSEKKSRKAMLKLGMKPIPGVSRVTVKKSKNILFVISKPDVFKSPTSDTYVIFGEAKIEDLSSQLQSQAAEQFKAPDLSHVISKPESSAVTQDDEEVDETDVEPKDIELVMTQAGVSRSRAVKALKAADGDIVTAIMELTN, translated from the exons ATGACTGCTCAGACACAGGAGGAGCTTCTTGCAGCTCATCTGGAGCAGCAAAAGATCGAC TCTGATGAACCTGTcattgaagatgatgaggatgaggacgatgaggatgaggatgacgataaagatgatgatgaaataGAGG GACAAGGAGATGGTACTGGTAGGTCAAAACAAAGCAGGAGCGAAAAAAAGAGTCGAAAAGCTATGCTGAAGCTTGGAATGAAACCCATTCCTGGCGTCAGTCGTGTCACTGTAAAAAAGAGCAAGAAT ATCTTGTTTGTCATCTCCAAGCCAGATGTTTTCAAAAGCCCCACATCAGACACATATGTCATTTTTGGGGAAGCGAAGATTGAGGACTTGAGCTCACAGTTGCAGTCTCAAGCAGCTGAGCAGTTCAAGGCCCCTGATCTCAGTCATGTCATCTCCAAGCCCGAGTCATCGGCTGTGACTCAGGATGATGAAGAAGTGGATGAGACAGATGTGGAACCCAAGGACATCGAGTTAGTGATGACGCAGGCAGGAGTCTCGAGGTCGAGGGCCGTAAAGGCACTCAAAGCTGCGGATGGAGATATCGTTACCGCCATCATGGAGCTCACCAACTGA
- the LOC115743790 gene encoding putative KHG/KDPG aldolase isoform X4, translating to MALPSASYCLWRRPPLLSPPQPPLTLPPPSRRHRLCACTARSSLSPVQQTISGIENSGIIACLRANSPELAFEAACAALGAGITVLEVVRSTPGVFEVLRWLIEDHPTATLGVGTILNAEDAQNAIVAGAKFLMSPAMVKDILSDSQDCGVLYIPGVMTPTEILSAYDAGAKIVKVYPVSTLGGTHYISALKKPFPHIRMVASQGIPRGLAGEYIAKGASAVVLSDAIFSKSAMAQCNLSEISKFAHIAALQGREAVDRRKRCLE from the exons ATGGCCCTTCCTAGCGCGAGCTACTGCTTGTGGCGAAGACCGCCTTTGCTCTCGCCGCCGCAGCCACCGCTGACGCTTCCCCCTCCTTCTCGACGACACAGGCTTTGTGCCTGCACCGCTCGATCGTCTCTATCTCCTGTTCAACAAACCATTTCGGGCATCGAGAACTCCGGCATCATCGCTTGCCTTCGCGCCaatag TCCGGAGCTGGCATTTGAAGCTGCCTGCGCTGCGCTTGGAGCTGGCATTACGGTT CTGGAAGTAGTCAGGTCCACCCCTGGTGTGTTTGAG GTTTTGCGTTGGCTGATCGAAGATCACCCTACAGCAACCCTCGGA GTTGGGACCATTTTGAATGCTGAGGATGCTCAAAATGCAATAGTTGCCGGAGCCAAGTTCCTGATGAGTCCTGCAATGGTTAAG GACATTTTGTCTGACTCACAAGATTGTGGAGTCCTATACATCCCTGGAGTGATGACCCCCACAGaa ATATTGTCTGCATATGATGCTGGTGCCAAGATTGTGAAG GTATACCCTGTTTCAACATTAGGTGGAACTCACTACATATCAGCACTTAAGAAGCCTTTTCCTCACATTCGCATGGTTGCTTCTCAAGGCATTCCAAGAG GGTTAGCTGGGGAATACATTGCTAAAGGAGCATCCGCAGTTGTCCTCTCAGATGCCATATTCTCTAAAAGCGCAATGGCTCAATGCAATCTCAGTGAAATATCTAAATTTGCTCACATTGCAGCCTTGCAGGGCAGGGAAGCTGTCGATCG GAGGAAAAGATGCTTGGAATAG
- the LOC115743790 gene encoding KHG/KDPG aldolase-like isoform X3, with product MALPSASYCLWRRPPLLSPPQPPLTLPPPSRRHRLCACTARSSLSPVQQTISGIENSGIIACLRANRSLSLSLSIGTILLNVFLNLTRSRCECVIDSPELAFEAACAALGAGITVGTILNAEDAQNAIVAGAKFLMSPAMVKDILSDSQDCGVLYIPGVMTPTEILSAYDAGAKIVKVYPVSTLGGTHYISALKKPFPHIRMVASQGIPRGLAGEYIAKGASAVVLSDAIFSKSAMAQCNLSEISKFAHIAALQGREAVDRRKRCLE from the exons ATGGCCCTTCCTAGCGCGAGCTACTGCTTGTGGCGAAGACCGCCTTTGCTCTCGCCGCCGCAGCCACCGCTGACGCTTCCCCCTCCTTCTCGACGACACAGGCTTTGTGCCTGCACCGCTCGATCGTCTCTATCTCCTGTTCAACAAACCATTTCGGGCATCGAGAACTCCGGCATCATCGCTTGCCTTCGCGCCaataggtctctctctctctctctctcgatcggcACGATTTTGCTCAATGTGTTTTTGAATCTTACTCGGAGCCGGTGTGAATGTGTGATTGATAGTCCGGAGCTGGCATTTGAAGCTGCCTGCGCTGCGCTTGGAGCTGGCATTACG GTTGGGACCATTTTGAATGCTGAGGATGCTCAAAATGCAATAGTTGCCGGAGCCAAGTTCCTGATGAGTCCTGCAATGGTTAAG GACATTTTGTCTGACTCACAAGATTGTGGAGTCCTATACATCCCTGGAGTGATGACCCCCACAGaa ATATTGTCTGCATATGATGCTGGTGCCAAGATTGTGAAG GTATACCCTGTTTCAACATTAGGTGGAACTCACTACATATCAGCACTTAAGAAGCCTTTTCCTCACATTCGCATGGTTGCTTCTCAAGGCATTCCAAGAG GGTTAGCTGGGGAATACATTGCTAAAGGAGCATCCGCAGTTGTCCTCTCAGATGCCATATTCTCTAAAAGCGCAATGGCTCAATGCAATCTCAGTGAAATATCTAAATTTGCTCACATTGCAGCCTTGCAGGGCAGGGAAGCTGTCGATCG GAGGAAAAGATGCTTGGAATAG
- the LOC115743647 gene encoding pentatricopeptide repeat-containing protein At1g11290, chloroplastic — translation MSSMLTPTVAFANISATRISQKPSPPPVHHTLSQRIHIPSHVYKHPAAILLELCTSMKELRQIIPLIIKNGLCNEPLFQTKLISLFCNYGSVADAARVFEPIEEKLDVLYHTLLKGYAKNSSLDEALSFFCRMKHDDAKPIVYNFTYLLKVCGDTADLRRGKEIHGQLVANGFASNVFAMTGVVNMYAKCRQIGEAYKMFDRLPHKDLVSWNTIISGYAQNCWAASALELVLHMQEEGQRPDSITLVTILPAVADVGSLRIGKSIHGYAVRAGFECLVNVSTALLDMYSKCKSVRIARVIFDRIEKRTVVTWNSMIDGYVENENPEEAIAIFEKMLDERVEPTNVTVMGALHACADLGNLERGMFVHKLLTRLKLDSNVSVMNSLISMYSKCKRVDLAAAIFNNLREKTLVSWNAMILGFAQNGHVREALNHFCRMHSQNVQPDTFTMVSVIPALAELSVTRQAKWIHGLVIRSCMDKNIYVMTALVDMYAKCGAVDTARKLFDMMEDRHVITWNAMIDGYGTHGLGQSAVELFKAMQKGTVKPNDITFLCILSACSHSGLVDEGLRYFDSMKQDYGIEPTMDHYGSVVDLLGRAGHLKKAWDFIQNMPIEPGITVFGAILGACKIHKNVELGEKAANKLFELNPQEGGYHVLLANIYATASMWSKVAEVRKVMEKEGLQKTPGCSLVELRNEVHSFYSGSTDHPQSKRIYAFLETLIDEIKAAGYVPDTHSIHDVEDDVKEQLLNSHSERLAIAFGLLNTSPGTTIHIRKNLRVCGDCHNATKYISLVTGREIIVRDMQRFHHFKSGTCSCGDYW, via the coding sequence atgagctcCATGCTCACCCCCACCGTCGCCTTCGCCAACATTAGTGCCACTCGTATCTCGCAGAAGCCATCGCCACCTCCTGTCCACCACACCTTGTCCCAAAGAATCCACATTCCTTCTCATGTCTACAAGCATCCAGCAGCCATCCTCCTCGAGCTCTGCACTTCCATGAAAGAGCTCCGCCAAATCATCCCTCTTATCATCAAGAACGGCCTCTGCAACGAACCCCTCTTCCAAACCAAGCTCATCAGCTTGTTCTGCAACTACGGTAGCGTGGCCGACGCGGCTCGCGTTTTCGAGCCCATCGAGGAAAAGCTCGACGTGCTCTATCACACCCTGCTCAAAGGGTACGCAAAGAACTCGTCTTTAGACGAGGCATTGTCTTTCTTTTGTAGGATGAAGCATGATGATGCGAAGCCCATTGTGTATAACTTCACTTACCTGTTGAAAGTTTGCGGGGACACTGCGGACCTTAGGAGAGGGAAGGAGATTCATGGACAGCTGGTGGCTAATGGGTTCGCCTCCAATGTGTTTGCCATGACTGGGGTAGTGAATATGTATGCCAAGTGTAGGCAGATCGGGGAAGCATACAAGATGTTTGACAGATTGCCCCATAAGGACTTGGTCTCCTGGAATACGATAATTTCTGGTTATGCTCAGAATTGCTGGGCGGCTTCTGCGCTTGAGTTGGTTTTGCACATGCAGGAGGAAGGACAGAGGCCTGACTCCATCACCTTGGTCACGATTTTGCCTGCTGTTGCTGATGTTGGGTCCCTGAGGATCGGCAAATCGATACACGGTTATGCTGTGAGAGCTGGATTTGAATGTTTGGTGAATGTTTCGACTGCTTTGTTGGATATGTACTCTAAGTGCAAGTCGGTGAGGATTGCTCGTGTAATTTTCGATAGGATTGAGAAGAGGACTGTGGTTACTTGGAATTCTATGATTGATGGTTAtgtagaaaatgaaaatcctgAGGAAGCAAttgctatttttgaaaagatgttGGATGAACGGGTGGAGCCAACAAATGTAACTGTAATGGGAGCACTCCATGCTTGTGCTGATTTGGGTAATCTTGAGCGAGGGATGTTTGTGCACAAGTTGTTGACTAGGCTGAAACTTGACTCTAATGTTTCCGTGATGAATTCTTTGATTTCCATGTATTCCAAATGTAAGAGAGTAGATCTTGCTGCAGCAATATTTAACAACTTACGGGAAAAAACCCTTGTCTCCTGGAATGCAATGATATTAGGTTTCGCACAGAACGGGCATGTGAGAGAGGCTCTGAATCACTTTTGCCGAATGCATTCTCAAAATGTACAACCAGATACGTTCACAATGGTGAGTGTAATTCCTGCTCTTGCGGAATTATCCGTGACGCGGCAAGCAAAGTGGATTCATGGACTGGTCATAAGATCTTGCATGGACAAGAACATTTACGTGATGACTGCTCTAGTTGACATGTATGCAAAATGTGGAGCTGTTGATACTGCCAGAAAGCTCTTTGACATGATGGAAGACCGGCATGTCATAACCTGGAATGCTATGATAGACGGATACGGTACACATGGGCTTGGACAGTCTGCTGTGGAACTGTTCAAAGCAATGCAGAAGGGGACCGTCAAGCCAAATGATATAACTTTCCTTTGCATCCTTTCTGCTTGCAGCCATTCAGGTTTGGTCGATGAGGGTCTCCGTTACTTCGACAGCATGAAGCAAGACTATGGCATAGAACCTACAATGGATCACTATGGCTCCGTGGTTGACCTTCTTGGTCGAGCTGGTCATCTCAAAAAAGCTTGGGATTTTATCCAAAACATGCCTATCGAACCTGGAATTACCGTCTTCGGGGCAATTTTGGGTGCCTGCAAGATTCATAAAAATGTTGAGCTGGGAGAGAAAGCAGCAAATAAGCTGTTTGAATTGAACCCACAAGAGGGCGGATACCATGTACTGCTTGCTAATATATATGCCACAGCCTCAATGTGGAGTAAAGTGGCCGAGGTGAGAAAAGTCATGGAGAAGGAAGGGCTTCAAAAGACTCCTGGTTGTAGTTTAGTGGAGTTGAGAAATGAGGTCCATAGTTTCTATTCTGGAAGCACAGATCATCCTCAGTCCAAAAGGATCTATGCATTTCTTGAAACTCTTATTGATGAGATTAAAGCTGCTGGTTATGTGCCTGACACCCATTCTATCCACGATGTGGAGGATGATGTGAAGGAGCAGCTGCTCAACAGCCACAGTGAGAGGCTGGCTATTGCATTTGGGCTTCTAAATACCAGCCCCGGCACCACGATACACATCCGCAAGAACTTGAGAGTCTGTGGGGATTGCCACAATGCAACAAAATACATTTCCCTTGTGACAGGACGAGAAATAATCGTGCGTGATATGCAACGGTTTCACCACTTCAAGAGTGGAACATGCTCTTGTGGAGATTACTGGTGA
- the LOC115743649 gene encoding nascent polypeptide-associated complex subunit alpha-like protein 1 isoform X2 — translation MTAQTQEELLAAHLEQQKIDSDEPVIEDDEDEDDEDEDDDKDDDEIEGDGTGRSKQSRSEKKSRKAMLKLGMKPIPGVSRVTVKKSKNILFVISKPDVFKSPTSDTYVIFGEAKIEDLSSQLQSQAAEQFKAPDLSHVISKPESSAVTQDDEEVDETDVEPKDIELVMTQAGVSRSRAVKALKAADGDIVTAIMELTN, via the exons ATGACTGCTCAGACACAGGAGGAGCTTCTTGCAGCTCATCTGGAGCAGCAAAAGATCGAC TCTGATGAACCTGTcattgaagatgatgaggatgaggacgatgaggatgaggatgacgataaagatgatgatgaaataGAGG GAGATGGTACTGGTAGGTCAAAACAAAGCAGGAGCGAAAAAAAGAGTCGAAAAGCTATGCTGAAGCTTGGAATGAAACCCATTCCTGGCGTCAGTCGTGTCACTGTAAAAAAGAGCAAGAAT ATCTTGTTTGTCATCTCCAAGCCAGATGTTTTCAAAAGCCCCACATCAGACACATATGTCATTTTTGGGGAAGCGAAGATTGAGGACTTGAGCTCACAGTTGCAGTCTCAAGCAGCTGAGCAGTTCAAGGCCCCTGATCTCAGTCATGTCATCTCCAAGCCCGAGTCATCGGCTGTGACTCAGGATGATGAAGAAGTGGATGAGACAGATGTGGAACCCAAGGACATCGAGTTAGTGATGACGCAGGCAGGAGTCTCGAGGTCGAGGGCCGTAAAGGCACTCAAAGCTGCGGATGGAGATATCGTTACCGCCATCATGGAGCTCACCAACTGA
- the LOC115743790 gene encoding putative KHG/KDPG aldolase isoform X2, which produces MALPSASYCLWRRPPLLSPPQPPLTLPPPSRRHRLCACTARSSLSPVQQTISGIENSGIIACLRANRSLSLSLSIGTILLNVFLNLTRSRCECVIDSPELAFEAACAALGAGITVLEVVRSTPGVFEVLRWLIEDHPTATLGVGTILNAEDAQNAIVAGAKFLMSPAMVKILSAYDAGAKIVKVYPVSTLGGTHYISALKKPFPHIRMVASQGIPRGLAGEYIAKGASAVVLSDAIFSKSAMAQCNLSEISKFAHIAALQGREAVDRRKRCLE; this is translated from the exons ATGGCCCTTCCTAGCGCGAGCTACTGCTTGTGGCGAAGACCGCCTTTGCTCTCGCCGCCGCAGCCACCGCTGACGCTTCCCCCTCCTTCTCGACGACACAGGCTTTGTGCCTGCACCGCTCGATCGTCTCTATCTCCTGTTCAACAAACCATTTCGGGCATCGAGAACTCCGGCATCATCGCTTGCCTTCGCGCCaataggtctctctctctctctctctcgatcggcACGATTTTGCTCAATGTGTTTTTGAATCTTACTCGGAGCCGGTGTGAATGTGTGATTGATAGTCCGGAGCTGGCATTTGAAGCTGCCTGCGCTGCGCTTGGAGCTGGCATTACGGTT CTGGAAGTAGTCAGGTCCACCCCTGGTGTGTTTGAG GTTTTGCGTTGGCTGATCGAAGATCACCCTACAGCAACCCTCGGA GTTGGGACCATTTTGAATGCTGAGGATGCTCAAAATGCAATAGTTGCCGGAGCCAAGTTCCTGATGAGTCCTGCAATGGTTAAG ATATTGTCTGCATATGATGCTGGTGCCAAGATTGTGAAG GTATACCCTGTTTCAACATTAGGTGGAACTCACTACATATCAGCACTTAAGAAGCCTTTTCCTCACATTCGCATGGTTGCTTCTCAAGGCATTCCAAGAG GGTTAGCTGGGGAATACATTGCTAAAGGAGCATCCGCAGTTGTCCTCTCAGATGCCATATTCTCTAAAAGCGCAATGGCTCAATGCAATCTCAGTGAAATATCTAAATTTGCTCACATTGCAGCCTTGCAGGGCAGGGAAGCTGTCGATCG GAGGAAAAGATGCTTGGAATAG
- the LOC115743720 gene encoding uncharacterized protein LOC115743720, producing the protein MSPAKSKSKSKNKSSSRAGNEQKVASKTSGSSNGGNGSSASAYNPVSGTFHLLETSPFDSPPPSQSNGRFQNIDDTDEHSSSPHGTVSEYDSISNNGSWSGESEDLKDKSGSTPQREMAPGPDNDRREKIRLKNEKKHQRQRERRAQELHERCSGYLMSRKLEALSQQLVSMGFSSERATLALMMNEGRLEDSISWLFDRNEEEALDKGNDSGRGNLKIDISEEIARITELEVKYKCSKQEVERAVVACEGDLVKAEESLRAQKQDSQVTPTTSEVIPSPQTLVRPREKHIATTTTLQGRNERDLNYTKAVPITPTDLELGTSKLQSSKTNQQTSLAEKRWPPSGLSFSPSSSIAMRTQVSPTVMKSDVHHGVAAEKLIQNAAYREPVIVMQRPQSMIPRSSVVSSVGSSPSVSTGYHPSDVSRAEILRSNMKLLHAQRLGSLGLENQGLEQFYHQPVYKESPSMLGALDTMAEFGGSCNTMGRSPPNAVPSNPVSSWNKMGTSAASHTIPSSSLGLFSTWRSTGTLGSSSQVDWNISGAMPEFDYTRIDWTLDANLAQSKSSGVWLHLSSMLRNNSTMMLGAANRVHATDASPGGSCEWTSPFAGKDIFSLPRQFVTSPSP; encoded by the coding sequence ATGTCTCCGGCAAAGTCCAAGTCGAAGTCCAAGAATAAGTCCTCTTCAAGGGCTGGAAATGAACAAAAGGTTGCATCTAAGACTTCTGGGTCTTCAAATGGAGGGAATGGCAGTTCTGCGAGTGCTTACAATCCAGTCTCTGGCACATTCCATTTGCTGGAGACCTCACCATTTGATTCTCCACCGCCTTCACAGAGTAATGGCCGATTTCAAAATATAGATGACACAGATGAGCACTCAAGCAGTCCGCATGGAACCGTTTCAGAGTATGATTCAATCTCTAACAATGGTAGCTGGTCTGGTGAGTCAGAAGACCTCAAAGATAAGTCAGGTTCCACTCCTCAGCGGGAAATGGCACCTGGTCCTGACAACGATAGGCGAGAGAAGATTCGCttgaagaatgaaaagaaacaccagaggcagagagagaggagagcacAAGAATTGCATGAGCGTTGCAGTGGCTACTTAATGTCAAGAAAATTGGAAGCACTTTCTCAGCAACTTGTGAGCATGGGATTCTCTTCAGAGCGGGCAACCTTAGCTCTTATGATGAACGAAGGCAGGCTGGAGGATTCAATATCCTGGCTATTTGATAGGAATGAAGAGGAAGCTCTTGACAAGGGTAATGACAGTGGCAGAGGTAACTTGAAGATTGACATAAGTGAAGAGATTGCTCGGATTACAGAACTGGAGGTGAAATACAAGTGCTCTAAGCAGGAGGTAGAAAGGGCAGTGGTTGCTTGTGAAGGTGATCTGGTGAAGGCAGAAGAGTCTTTGAGGGCACAGAAACAGGATTCACAAGTTACACCAACAACATCCGAAGTTATACCTTCCCCACAAACCCTAGTCAGACCGCGGGAGAAGCATATAGCTACTACGACGACGTTGCAGGGAAGGAATGAACGAGATTTGAACTATACTAAGGCAGTTCCCATCACACCAACTGACTTAGAGCTTGGCACTTCCAAGTTGCAATCTTCAAAGACAAACCAGCAAACATCACTAGCGGAGAAGAGATGGCCTCCTTCAGGATTAAGCTTTTCACCTTCATCAAGTATCGCAATGCGGACACAGGTTTCGCCTACAGTAATGAAGTCTGATGTTCATCATGGTGTTGCTGCAGAGAAACTAATTCAAAACGCAGCATATAGGGAACCTGTAATAGTGATGCAGCGTCCCCAGTCCATGATACCCAGGTCATCTGTTGTCTCGAGCGTAGGTTCCTCACCTTCAGTATCAACTGGTTACCATCCAAGTGATGTTTCTCGTGCTGAGATCCTAAGGTCAAACATGAAGTTGCTCCATGCTCAGAGATTGGGAAGCCTTGGCCTAGAAAATCAAGGGTTGGAACAATTCTACCATCAACCCGTATACAAGGAGAGTCCATCAATGCTTGGTGCATTGGACACGATGGCTGAGTTTGGTGGCTCATGCAACACAATGGGCAGATCTCCTCCTAATGCTGTTCCATCTAATCCTGTATCTTCTTGGAACAAAATGGGCACCTCTGCAGCTTCACACACAATTCCTTCATCGTCTCTTGGACTATTTTCTACTTGGAGGTCAACAGGAACATTGGGCTCATCCTCTCAGGTGGATTGGAATATCAGCGGTGCAATGCCTGAGTTCGATTATACCAGAATAGATTGGACCCTGGACGCCAATTTGGCGCAGTCCAAGTCGAGTGGAGTGTGGCTACACCTCTCATCAATGTTGAGGAACAATTCCACGATGATGCTTGGAGCTGCCAACAGAGTCCACGCTACAGACGCTTCACCAGGTGGTTCATGTGAGTGGACCTCTCCCTTTGCAGGAAAAGACATCTTTAGCTTGCCCAGGCAATTTGTAACCTCTCCATCTCCCTAG
- the LOC115743790 gene encoding uncharacterized protein LOC115743790 isoform X5 codes for MALPSASYCLWRRPPLLSPPQPPLTLPPPSRRHRLCACTARSSLSPVQQTISGIENSGIIACLRANRSLSLSLSIGTILLNVFLNLTRSRCECVIDSPELAFEAACAALGAGITVGTILNAEDAQNAIVAGAKFLMSPAMVKILSAYDAGAKIVKVYPVSTLGGTHYISALKKPFPHIRMVASQGIPRGLAGEYIAKGASAVVLSDAIFSKSAMAQCNLSEISKFAHIAALQGREAVDRRKRCLE; via the exons ATGGCCCTTCCTAGCGCGAGCTACTGCTTGTGGCGAAGACCGCCTTTGCTCTCGCCGCCGCAGCCACCGCTGACGCTTCCCCCTCCTTCTCGACGACACAGGCTTTGTGCCTGCACCGCTCGATCGTCTCTATCTCCTGTTCAACAAACCATTTCGGGCATCGAGAACTCCGGCATCATCGCTTGCCTTCGCGCCaataggtctctctctctctctctctcgatcggcACGATTTTGCTCAATGTGTTTTTGAATCTTACTCGGAGCCGGTGTGAATGTGTGATTGATAGTCCGGAGCTGGCATTTGAAGCTGCCTGCGCTGCGCTTGGAGCTGGCATTACG GTTGGGACCATTTTGAATGCTGAGGATGCTCAAAATGCAATAGTTGCCGGAGCCAAGTTCCTGATGAGTCCTGCAATGGTTAAG ATATTGTCTGCATATGATGCTGGTGCCAAGATTGTGAAG GTATACCCTGTTTCAACATTAGGTGGAACTCACTACATATCAGCACTTAAGAAGCCTTTTCCTCACATTCGCATGGTTGCTTCTCAAGGCATTCCAAGAG GGTTAGCTGGGGAATACATTGCTAAAGGAGCATCCGCAGTTGTCCTCTCAGATGCCATATTCTCTAAAAGCGCAATGGCTCAATGCAATCTCAGTGAAATATCTAAATTTGCTCACATTGCAGCCTTGCAGGGCAGGGAAGCTGTCGATCG GAGGAAAAGATGCTTGGAATAG
- the LOC115743648 gene encoding uncharacterized protein LOC115743648 has product MDQYDLHAQRREMKHKGRNVVWSIAMDKCLIEALAVQARNGNKIDKCFNENAYTAACVAVNSHFNLNLNNQKVINRLKTIKKRYKVMRDLLSQDGFIWNPNTKMIECDDDDLWKRYIAAHPDARVFRGKQIEMYDELKIVCGNYQAPSRWAKMKEESYASDLKNCEEDSPSFLSPSSEEPSETDGTESYTESPAYVQDGNPDPPPFAQPLRKHPKRARSSETVEEALLTVASSIQRLADAMDRNKNAIDASELLQAVMEIDGLEEGKQMYAFEHLNADPIKARAFMAYNGRMRKIYLCRQFWCWK; this is encoded by the exons ATGGACCAATATGACTTGCACGCTCAGAGAAGGGAAATGAAGCACAAGGGAAGAAATGTTGTATGGTCCATTGCAATGGACAAATGTCTGATTGAAGCTCTTGCTGTTCAGGCAAGAAATGGGAATAAAATCGACAAGTGCTTCAATGAGAACGCCTATACTGCTGCTTGCGTTGCTGTGAACTCTCATTTTAATTTGAACTTGAATAACCAAAAAGTAATTAATCGCCTCAAGACAATTAAGAAAAGGTACAAAGTGATGAGAGACTTGCTCAGCCAAGATGGGTTCATATGGAATCCGAACACGAAGATGATTGAGTGCGATGATGATGATCTTTGGAAAAGATACATTGCA GCACACCCGGATGCAAGAGTATTTCGAGGAAAGCAGATTGAGATGTATGATGAACTAAAAATTGTTTGTGGGAACTATCAAGCTCCTAGTCGTTGGGCTAAGATGAAGGAAGAAAGCTATGCGAGTGACTTGAAGAATTGTGAAGAAGATTCTCCCTCATTTCTTTCACCAAGTTCAGAAGAACCTAGTGAGACAGATGGAACAGAGTCATACACGGAATCTCCGGCATATGTGCAAGATGGTAATCCCGACCCTCCTCCTTTTGCGCAGCCTCTCAGAAAGCATCCAAAACGAGCTCGGAGCTCAGAGACAGTTGAAGAGGCATTGCTGACAGTTGCGTCAAGCATTCAGCGCTTGGCTGATGCAATGGATCGaaacaaaaatgcaattgatgCGTCAGAACTGTTGCAGGCTGTGATGGAGATTGATGGGTTGGAAGAAGGGAAACAGATGTATGCCTTTGAGCATTTAAATGCTGATCCTATCAAAGCTCGAGCCTTCATGGCGTATAATGGTCGTATGCGAAAGATCTATTTATGTAGACAATTTTGGTGCTGGAAGTGA
- the LOC115743790 gene encoding putative KHG/KDPG aldolase isoform X1, with protein MALPSASYCLWRRPPLLSPPQPPLTLPPPSRRHRLCACTARSSLSPVQQTISGIENSGIIACLRANRSLSLSLSIGTILLNVFLNLTRSRCECVIDSPELAFEAACAALGAGITVLEVVRSTPGVFEVLRWLIEDHPTATLGVGTILNAEDAQNAIVAGAKFLMSPAMVKDILSDSQDCGVLYIPGVMTPTEILSAYDAGAKIVKVYPVSTLGGTHYISALKKPFPHIRMVASQGIPRGLAGEYIAKGASAVVLSDAIFSKSAMAQCNLSEISKFAHIAALQGREAVDRRKRCLE; from the exons ATGGCCCTTCCTAGCGCGAGCTACTGCTTGTGGCGAAGACCGCCTTTGCTCTCGCCGCCGCAGCCACCGCTGACGCTTCCCCCTCCTTCTCGACGACACAGGCTTTGTGCCTGCACCGCTCGATCGTCTCTATCTCCTGTTCAACAAACCATTTCGGGCATCGAGAACTCCGGCATCATCGCTTGCCTTCGCGCCaataggtctctctctctctctctctcgatcggcACGATTTTGCTCAATGTGTTTTTGAATCTTACTCGGAGCCGGTGTGAATGTGTGATTGATAGTCCGGAGCTGGCATTTGAAGCTGCCTGCGCTGCGCTTGGAGCTGGCATTACGGTT CTGGAAGTAGTCAGGTCCACCCCTGGTGTGTTTGAG GTTTTGCGTTGGCTGATCGAAGATCACCCTACAGCAACCCTCGGA GTTGGGACCATTTTGAATGCTGAGGATGCTCAAAATGCAATAGTTGCCGGAGCCAAGTTCCTGATGAGTCCTGCAATGGTTAAG GACATTTTGTCTGACTCACAAGATTGTGGAGTCCTATACATCCCTGGAGTGATGACCCCCACAGaa ATATTGTCTGCATATGATGCTGGTGCCAAGATTGTGAAG GTATACCCTGTTTCAACATTAGGTGGAACTCACTACATATCAGCACTTAAGAAGCCTTTTCCTCACATTCGCATGGTTGCTTCTCAAGGCATTCCAAGAG GGTTAGCTGGGGAATACATTGCTAAAGGAGCATCCGCAGTTGTCCTCTCAGATGCCATATTCTCTAAAAGCGCAATGGCTCAATGCAATCTCAGTGAAATATCTAAATTTGCTCACATTGCAGCCTTGCAGGGCAGGGAAGCTGTCGATCG GAGGAAAAGATGCTTGGAATAG